One genomic region from Haloprofundus salinisoli encodes:
- a CDS encoding translation initiation factor IF-6: MLRASFAGSPYVGVFARATNDCLLVRPDADDELVSALADEFGVPAVPTTVGGSGTVGALAMGNENGILVSGRATDRERERIADTVDLPVVPLPGRINAAGNVVLANDYGAWVHPDLDDEAVAAVEEALDVPVERGDLGDVRTVGTAAVANNTGVLCHPKSREPELEALEEHLDVYADIGTVNYGAPLVGSGLVANDDSYVVGEETTGPELGRIEETLGYID, from the coding sequence GTGCTCCGCGCCTCCTTCGCCGGGTCGCCGTACGTCGGCGTTTTCGCGCGCGCGACGAACGACTGTCTGCTCGTCCGGCCGGACGCGGACGACGAACTCGTCTCGGCGCTGGCCGACGAGTTCGGCGTCCCCGCAGTGCCGACTACGGTCGGCGGGTCGGGCACCGTCGGCGCGCTGGCGATGGGCAACGAGAACGGCATTCTCGTCTCCGGTCGCGCGACCGACCGCGAACGCGAACGCATCGCCGATACCGTCGACCTCCCGGTCGTGCCGCTCCCCGGCCGCATCAACGCCGCCGGTAACGTCGTTCTCGCCAACGATTACGGCGCGTGGGTCCACCCCGACCTCGACGACGAGGCCGTCGCCGCCGTCGAAGAAGCGCTCGACGTGCCGGTCGAACGCGGCGACCTCGGCGACGTCCGGACCGTCGGGACGGCGGCCGTCGCCAACAACACGGGCGTGCTCTGTCACCCGAAATCCCGGGAACCGGAACTGGAGGCGCTCGAAGAACACCTCGACGTCTACGCCGACATCGGCACCGTCAACTACGGCGCGCCGCTGGTCGGCTCCGGCCTCGTCGCCAACGACGACAGCTACGTCGTCGGCGAGGAGACCACCGGTCCCGAACTCGGGCGTATCGAGGAGACGCTCGGCTACATCGACTGA
- a CDS encoding 50S ribosomal protein L31e — protein MSASDFEERVVTVPLRGVKKVAVQKRADRAMSIIRQHLAKNFNVDEDAVRLEPSLNEAVWSEGRQNPPRKLRVRAARFDEDGEAIVEAEPAE, from the coding sequence ATGAGCGCGAGTGATTTCGAAGAGCGGGTCGTCACCGTCCCGCTCCGCGGCGTCAAGAAAGTCGCCGTCCAGAAGCGCGCCGACCGCGCGATGAGCATCATCCGCCAGCACCTCGCGAAGAACTTCAACGTCGACGAAGACGCCGTCCGACTCGAACCCTCGCTCAACGAGGCCGTCTGGTCGGAGGGTCGACAGAACCCGCCGCGGAAGCTCCGCGTCCGCGCCGCGCGGTTCGACGAGGACGGCGAGGCCATCGTCGAGGCCGAACCGGCCGAGTAA
- a CDS encoding 50S ribosomal protein L39e, with product MSKKSKAKKKRLAKLERQNSRVPTWVMLKTDMQVTRNPKRRNWRRSDTDE from the coding sequence ATGAGTAAAAAATCGAAGGCCAAGAAGAAGCGGCTGGCGAAACTGGAGCGCCAGAACAGCCGCGTCCCGACGTGGGTCATGCTGAAGACGGACATGCAAGTCACGCGAAACCCCAAGCGCCGCAACTGGCGGCGAAGCGACACTGACGAATAA
- the thpR gene encoding RNA 2',3'-cyclic phosphodiesterase, whose translation MRLFVSIDLPRSFADAVATVQADLRDAEGLRFVDPTQAHLTLKFLGETDENRLEEVEEALESAVDAAGVDPFEATVGGLGVFPSLDYISVVWLGLEAGGEETTRLAEAIERATTAIGFEPESHEFTPHATLARMDDARGKDVVRRVVRETDPTVGTFRVEQIRLKESVLGPDGPEYSTVSRFSL comes from the coding sequence ATGCGACTGTTCGTCAGCATCGACCTACCTCGTTCGTTCGCCGACGCCGTCGCCACCGTCCAAGCCGACCTCCGCGACGCCGAGGGGTTGCGCTTCGTCGACCCGACGCAGGCGCATCTCACGTTGAAATTTCTCGGCGAAACCGACGAGAACCGGCTTGAGGAGGTAGAGGAAGCGCTCGAATCGGCCGTCGACGCCGCGGGCGTCGACCCGTTCGAGGCGACGGTCGGCGGGTTGGGCGTCTTCCCGTCGCTCGACTACATCAGCGTCGTCTGGCTCGGTCTCGAAGCGGGCGGCGAGGAGACGACGCGCCTCGCCGAGGCCATCGAGCGAGCGACGACCGCCATCGGCTTCGAACCGGAGTCCCACGAGTTCACGCCGCACGCCACCCTCGCGCGGATGGACGACGCCCGCGGGAAAGACGTCGTCCGCCGCGTCGTCCGCGAGACGGACCCGACGGTCGGCACGTTCCGCGTCGAGCAGATTCGACTGAAGGAGAGCGTGCTCGGCCCTGACGGTCCGGAGTACTCGACGGTGAGTCGATTCTCGCTCTGA
- the radA gene encoding DNA repair and recombination protein RadA: MAATNLERLPGVGPATAEKLNAAGYDSYRTLAVASPAEIAGAADIGETAAGDIVHGAREFADVGRFETGVEMLRHRKQVGKLRWGVPEVDDLLGGGVETQSITEAYGGYGVGKSQVTHQLTVNVQLARDHGGLEGRALFVDTENTFRPERIDEMVRGLDDRTLSAELDRRGIGGSPTDDWAMDALVGDFLDRIHVAEAYNSDHQMLLAENARELVSEAEDTEWPVRLLCVDSLTAHFRAEYLGRGALAARQQKLNRHIHDLLRIAHLYNVAVVVTNQVQSNPDAFFGDPTRPIGGNILGHASSVRLYLRNARGSKRVVKLVDAPNLPDGEAVMRVEGSGLCAE, encoded by the coding sequence ATGGCAGCGACGAACCTCGAACGGCTCCCGGGCGTCGGCCCGGCGACGGCCGAGAAACTGAACGCGGCCGGCTACGACTCCTACCGAACGCTGGCGGTTGCGAGCCCCGCCGAAATCGCTGGAGCGGCCGACATCGGCGAGACCGCCGCCGGCGACATCGTCCACGGCGCACGCGAGTTCGCAGACGTCGGTCGATTCGAGACCGGCGTCGAGATGCTCCGACACCGAAAGCAGGTCGGCAAACTCCGGTGGGGAGTGCCCGAGGTCGACGACCTCCTCGGCGGCGGCGTCGAAACGCAGTCCATCACCGAGGCGTACGGCGGTTACGGCGTCGGCAAATCGCAGGTCACTCACCAACTCACCGTCAACGTACAACTGGCGCGCGACCACGGTGGCCTCGAAGGCAGGGCCCTGTTCGTCGACACCGAGAACACGTTCAGGCCCGAACGCATCGACGAGATGGTCCGCGGGCTCGACGACCGGACGCTTTCGGCCGAACTCGACCGCCGCGGCATCGGCGGGTCGCCGACGGACGACTGGGCGATGGACGCGCTCGTCGGCGACTTCCTCGACCGAATCCACGTCGCGGAGGCGTACAACTCCGACCACCAGATGTTGCTGGCCGAGAACGCCCGGGAGCTCGTCTCGGAGGCCGAAGACACCGAGTGGCCGGTTCGACTGCTCTGTGTGGACTCGCTGACGGCACACTTCCGTGCCGAATATCTCGGGCGCGGGGCGCTCGCAGCGCGACAGCAGAAGCTCAACCGCCACATCCACGACCTGCTCCGTATCGCGCACCTCTACAACGTAGCGGTCGTCGTCACGAACCAAGTCCAGAGCAACCCCGACGCGTTCTTCGGCGACCCGACTCGGCCCATCGGCGGGAACATCCTCGGCCACGCCTCCTCGGTTCGCCTCTACCTGCGGAACGCCAGAGGTTCGAAGCGGGTCGTCAAACTGGTCGACGCGCCGAATCTCCCGGACGGCGAAGCGGTCATGCGTGTCGAGGGGTCGGGACTGTGCGCCGAGTGA